The Setaria viridis chromosome 2, Setaria_viridis_v4.0, whole genome shotgun sequence DNA window ggtTCCTGCTTATCTGCTCCCATTTCTACCTATATATGGTCCCCGCTTATTCCTTGTTAACAGGCTGCATCCTGAAGCAACAGGCAGTGGCCGATATCTAGTCTGACTATCCCTCCAGAAGCTAACAGCGAGGACAAAATCGGACCCAGTCACACATCAGGACGAAGCAATCAAAATGTCAGAACAAGATGAATGCAGGCCTAGATTTGTTTCCGTACCGCTAATCCATGATTAAGAAGGATTCGCTTCCAAACAGCTACTAGCAAGGGTCAATACCAAAATCATTCACGAGTTACCATCCATGAAAGCCGTCAATCGCAGCacaaaggaaggaaggaaggaaggactGATTAATCCACAGACAGACCTGCAGGGACGCGAGCTGGCGCTCGAGCGACTCGAGCGCGTCGCCGATGCCGACCAGGCTCTCCACCTCCCCctgctcatcctcatcctcgccTCCATCCCCTCCCCCCGCCGCGCCCAGCCGCTTCACCGCGCCCTCGGTGggccgggccgcggcggcgcaggcggatATCCTGGAGCGGAGGTCAGAGGCGCGCGCCAGGACGAGGCCAATCTCCTCCCcctccatctccgccgccgccgctcgataAAACCCTAGCAAAAACCCGCAGGCTCGCAGCGCAGCAGTGGGTGGTGGCGTGCTCTGTGTGCCTCTGTGCTGTGGTGGTGGTCagctccgcgcctccgccttcGTCGCGACTCGCCTCGTCGTCGGCTGGTGGCGGGCGTGTGCGTGGCTGTGGAGACGCCGAGGCGCATCCGCCGCCAGGTGGGCCCCGGCGCAATCCCAGCCGTCAGATCCGTAGCGCGGCCCGTCTCGCGTTTTTTCCTGGGCTTTGTTTAGCGTTGGGCTTGTGAACCCGCTTTCCGTCCGCGGGGCGGGGGGACCAGCAGCGCGACGAGCTGGGCCAGACGCAGCAGAATTTTTTTGTGGGCTGGGTCGTCTCTTTCCCGGAGGCCCATAAAGATCTTTTCCGTCTCttattttcttctctctttttgcCCCAAAATAGTAGAGGATATTTGCTTTCTCAAGCGACGACGAAATCTAAAATTGAGggcgtcaaaaaaaaaaaaagtctacaATTTAGGACTTACACTCTCTCCGGTCAAAAAATAGACCTGTCTGTTTAGCACCGGTTTGACCACTGTTTTCTAATATATTTACTAAATCTAACAAATTTACAAGATTGTCAATTACATTTTGAAGACAAATCTGTACAGATGATTCTATGGTTTCAAATACAAATTActtcttgttgattggcaaaaTTTCAAGAACATGATTGGATCCTGTCAAGTATATACTTGTTCATGATGTCACATGAACTCAAAGCATATGCCCCTGCTAAtttgtcatctttttttttttcatttttgtgtTGCTATCTACAAATTCCCTTTACACTGCGCAGCTTCTCTCACACACGCAATAAGATAATACCCGTTCCTACAAGATAATGGATGCAATTTTTAATCATGCTAGAATCAAAATCTATCAACACCACCTAacaatcacttttttttttatcaagctTCACCCATCAGTGCAGTTAACGATCAGCATCAGCAACGCCGGCGAGTTCAGACAGATCAGCTGAGGTGCGGGAAGGCGAGGTCCCTGGCGAGCAGGTACCGGAAGCTCTGCCGGTGTGGCACCCACTCGACGACCTTGCCGGCGGACCTTCCCCCTCCCCGGCGGCACCGCTGCACCGCCGTCCGCAGGGTCTCCGGCAGGCTCCGCTGCACGGCGTCGACGAGGCGCTCCGGCGAGAGCTTGGCGTCCCGGGCGTAGGCCTCCACCAGTTTGGGCAGCAGCACCCGGTGCTCCTTCCACACCCCCACCGTCGCCCGGATGTAAtcctccctcgccgcctccagctGCTGCGACAGCCGCTTCGGGAAGTACACCCGCACCTGCACCATGAAACacgcgccgccatggccaagAGCACAGAGCTCATCAGTGAAGAACTTGCAAAAGACTAAAGGAGTGGCAGGCAATGATGCGTCGAGTACTTTGATGAACATTCTTGCATGCTACTACTGTGGATGCATACTCCACTACAGGCGCATACCAAGGAAGGCAAGGAAACAAAAGCAGATACTTGTCGAGCTCCTTTTATCATTGTGTTCATCCATGGCAGGTTTCAGTTCACTTCTCCATGCAGCTTTATCACTTTCAGAAACACCTCAAGGttgtcttttttaaaaaaagaaaagaaaggaaaggaaaagaaaagaaaagaaaatggtatGTTTGATTGTTACCATGCTCAATTATGTTTGAGAGTTCCCAGGAACCACAATGTCTACTAAACTACTTGCCAATCCATGGTTTCATGGCTTTGTGTTCAATTTTGTCAGCTGAAAAGAGGGTGTGTTCTCACCGCGGGATCGGAGTGGCTCCCCGAGCAAAGCGCAAAGCGCAAGAGAGGCTCCGACTGATGAACGGCAAAGGCCtgccactcgccgccgccggctttgCTGATGCTCCCCCGGCTCTTGATCCTTGGGTTCAGCAAAGTCCGCAGCCACTGCACGCATCATCAAAAGGATCAAAACGGGGGTTCGATTCGATTCAATCAGACACGCTGCGAGCCAAACATTCTCATCGTGTTTCCAGGAACATTATTCCGCATCGTGCTCCTCACTACATGTGTGTTCTTTGAGACTTTGACCCAATGATGATGTGGCAGCCAGCACACTTACATGTCCGGGGCAGTGCGTCGTGCTGCACCCAAGAACAAGGCCCTGGATGACCGCCGCGTTGATGGTGCGCCCGGCGATCTTGCATTCGGCCTGCAGGGGAACATTCTGTCAGTCGTTGCCGGCGCGGCCAGTTCCTGAGGAATTGTTTGTCTTCTTCGAGACGGTTTCGATGATGATCGATGGGGAGTGACAGAGGTTGGGCTTTACCTTGACAAGCAGTGATGTCTTCTTCAGGTGGTTCTGTGGGACGCCGTACTTCAGGTAGGCCTGTGGGAGTTAGTGCCATGGATGAGAGATGTAGCATGAGTAGACAGAACACAGCAGGAAATTAATTTGTACTGATTGCAGAGAATTCATAATTGTAATGCGAGGAAACACATTACATGCATCAGCAATGCATTGTGTATGTTGATCCAGAAAGCGAGCTTCTCCTCGTTCGTCATCCGCCGCAGATCAACAGTCTCCAACCGGTACAGAATCAACCTGAAACTCCAATGTGCAATACAATTCAACACAAGTTACAGTACTGAACAGAAAGAACTGAATTTTCTTTCAACAATTTCAGTGCATAAAAAGTTAAAAACTGTAATAAGAACTACTCACTTGTATGTCTGGAGCAGATCTTCAGCTTCTCTAAGCCTTCGCCGGTCGCGGGAGATCGCCGGCACCTCAACCATGGTGTTGTAGGGCCCACTGAACTCCTTGAGGCCCTCGACATGGAACGGGTTGATCAGCCGGGAGTCGAGCGTCGCTTCCCTCCTGCAGTTGGGGCTCCACATGTCACCGAGGTACTGCGGGGAGACCACGCTCGCCGAGGAGAgcgacgaggacggcgacgacgacggccggtgGTGAACCAGAGGAGGGTCGGCGAGCTTGCAGAACACCCCTGCCATGCACCTGACCATCTCCTCCGATAGGTTGTTGGGAGTTTCAGGGATGTGGTCAGCCACATTTGTCCCCAGGTAGTCAGCCAAACTCACCACTCCTGATGTTGCAGTTTCCCCTTCCTGCTCATGAACACAGCCAGAACAAACGAAGATTGATTTGAAATTTAGCAGAAATAACCTAAATTTAGCAAAAGTAAGTTTTTCATCTTACAAACGTTGCAGGTGCTAATTTATACTGTAAATACCATTTTCTGCTACTGAAAACTGAACAAATTTCAGCATTATTTCGGATTAAACAATTCACCTCCAAGAATGAGAAAGGTTGAGAGTGGCACGATCGAAGAGCCCTCGCGAGACTGTCCTCAGTGGGTGATATCCTGGATGAACACACTCCCCGGAACGACAGCGCAGACTGGCTTCTCAGGCCGTGATCAAAGTCTGTAGTCCTCCTGGGGCACGTCGACGGCGAAGAATCATCCGCTACGGCGCCATTCCTC harbors:
- the LOC117846569 gene encoding uncharacterized protein isoform X2, whose amino-acid sequence is MAALEKKAHAPFPRAAKPSNPSARLKRSKSDLGDKDAKGALRSSQKTSNQTKLQGKNSNPQQKCEAKKGIQPRSETQNSLKKEILQLEMHLKDQQVVRGALEKALGPDPAPITLQNESPMLKPATQLIREVATLELEIKHLEQYLLTLYRKAFEQQQQQQQAPTLQSSDAHREAPKLSVSSRSAQLDETPKAKAPVRRGGDPMLHYSCPPLSKGRNGAVADDSSPSTCPRRTTDFDHGLRSQSALSFRGVCSSRISPTEDSLARALRSCHSQPFSFLEEGETATSGVVSLADYLGTNVADHIPETPNNLSEEMVRCMAGVFCKLADPPLVHHRPSSSPSSSLSSASVVSPQYLGDMWSPNCRREATLDSRLINPFHVEGLKEFSGPYNTMVEVPAISRDRRRLREAEDLLQTYKLILYRLETVDLRRMTNEEKLAFWINIHNALLMHAYLKYGVPQNHLKKTSLLVKAECKIAGRTINAAVIQGLVLGCSTTHCPGHWLRTLLNPRIKSRGSISKAGGGEWQAFAVHQSEPLLRFALCSGSHSDPAVRVYFPKRLSQQLEAAREDYIRATVGVWKEHRVLLPKLVEAYARDAKLSPERLVDAVQRSLPETLRTAVQRCRRGGGRSAGKVVEWVPHRQSFRYLLARDLAFPHLS
- the LOC117846569 gene encoding uncharacterized protein isoform X1, with translation MAALEKKAHAPFPRAAKPSNPSARLKRSKSDLGDKDAKGALRSSQKTSNQTKLVQGKNSNPQQKCEAKKGIQPRSETQNSLKKEILQLEMHLKDQQVVRGALEKALGPDPAPITLQNESPMLKPATQLIREVATLELEIKHLEQYLLTLYRKAFEQQQQQQQAPTLQSSDAHREAPKLSVSSRSAQLDETPKAKAPVRRGGDPMLHYSCPPLSKGRNGAVADDSSPSTCPRRTTDFDHGLRSQSALSFRGVCSSRISPTEDSLARALRSCHSQPFSFLEEGETATSGVVSLADYLGTNVADHIPETPNNLSEEMVRCMAGVFCKLADPPLVHHRPSSSPSSSLSSASVVSPQYLGDMWSPNCRREATLDSRLINPFHVEGLKEFSGPYNTMVEVPAISRDRRRLREAEDLLQTYKLILYRLETVDLRRMTNEEKLAFWINIHNALLMHAYLKYGVPQNHLKKTSLLVKAECKIAGRTINAAVIQGLVLGCSTTHCPGHWLRTLLNPRIKSRGSISKAGGGEWQAFAVHQSEPLLRFALCSGSHSDPAVRVYFPKRLSQQLEAAREDYIRATVGVWKEHRVLLPKLVEAYARDAKLSPERLVDAVQRSLPETLRTAVQRCRRGGGRSAGKVVEWVPHRQSFRYLLARDLAFPHLS